The genomic stretch TTACCGACAGGAAGTAGTGGTCACGTGACACGAAAGACAGAAAACATACTCTTTACTGACAGGACGTAGTGGTCACGTGACACGAAAGATAGAAAACATACTTTTTACCGACAGGAAGTAGTGGTCATGTGACACGAAAAATAGAAAACATACTTTTTACCGACAGGAAGTACTGGTCACGTGACACGAAAGATAGAAAACATACTTTTTACCGACAGGAAGTAGTGGTCACGTGACATGAAAGAGGACCGCTTCAAACAAATCGCGCCAACACTGTCACTCAAACAAAACGCTCGTAGCGCTCAAACTAGCTgttaaaataacacaaaaacactTGATATGTTTAAGGCACAAAAAAAGTCAACAATATACGGCaagaattacaaaaataaaccttttttttgtttgttaataaACGACACACAGCACGATACCAATTTGGACACACCTCGCAGCGGCATCGCAAGCAGGAAGTGAGGCGGAAGAGGAGGAGCTACAGAAACTACGGAAGCCTGACAGCGTGCCATGACAGGAAGGAGTCAAATAAAAGAACAGTCaatcaacaaaaataaagaactcTTTTGAGATAAAATTCACACAACCTTCAAAACCATTCGGAAATATTAATGAAGTGCATTTTTAACTTAATTTGACATTGTTTGAATAGCAACATGATTTATTGATTATATGACTAAAGTCAAATAAGGAGACCATGTGTGTGTCGCAGGTGGACACGTCAGCTGCTAGCAGCACCTCAGAAGGTCTCATGTGGCTCCGGCTGGTCCAGTCGGCGCGGGACAAGGAGGAGCAGAACCTGGAAGCGTACGTGAAGAACGGGCAACTCTTCTACCGCTCGCTGCGTCGCATCGAGAAGGACGAGGAGCTGCTGGTCTGGTACGGCAAGGACTTGGTAGAACTGCTGCTGCTCAGCTCTAGCAGGGCGCCTGCTAAAAGCAAAGGTGAGACGCCACCGTCTTTTTCGGTTCTGGTCCTGCCAAAGATGGTCTGAAGCTAAAAGGTTGTGTTTCCCCCAAGAAGGTTCCACCCACAACTCGTGTCCGGACTGCAGCCAGCGGTTCCAGTTTGAGTTCCCCTTCCTGGCCCACCTGCGGTTCCGCTGTACCAAAAGACTACAGAACCTGACGGGGGCGGACGAGGAGCCCGGCAAGGAGGGCCGCCCCGACCGACCCAACGTGACGCCCACCAGGACCAGCCCAAAGCTGGGCCGCTCCGAGGGCTTCGGGAGTCCTCAGGACGCCAACAAACCTTCCACTGACTTTCACAACCTTGCTCGGGATCTGGAGAACAACCGGACCAGTCCGCTCAGAGACAAGGAGGCCGAGGTCAGCAGCGAGAGTTCTGGGAAGAGAAAGTTCTCCGAGATTGAGGACAGGGAGTCTCGGCGGCCCGTGGTGTcccagtctaagtctaaagaaGAACTGGCCACGTCGGCTCAGAACTACAGAGGCGTGTACGGCCTGGAGGAGAACCACAGGTCGCTTTCCTCGTCGGGGTCTTCAGAAAACTCAGAGACCAAACGCAGCGCCTTCACCGAGGTCAAGAAGTCCGCCCAGACCCTCAAGAACCACGGCTCCAGCAAGAGCCTTTCCGGCGCTAACTCTGAAAACAAAGATGGCGGGCGGCCCGGCAGCAACCCCTCAGAGAAGCACCTGAGCATCCGGCAGGTTCTGTCGGAGACCCAGCCGCCCCAGACGCAGCCCATGGGGAGCGCCTTCACCTCAGTGAGCCAGCAGGGCGGCGGCGAGAGGAAGAGCGCCTTCAGCCAACCTTCCCGGTCCTCCTTCTCCCAGATCTCCCCGCTGGTGATGCCCCCCAAGCTGCTGGACTGCCACCCGGCGGTGGGCGACACTATCTCGTCCAGCCGCCTCTACCAGGCCGACCACCTCGCCGCCAAGCTGCAGGGCGCCGAGCTGGGCGCCAACTGCCCAGTGCCGGGCGGAATGGCCAAGCAGAGCCCCTTCGTGTACGCCGCCGCCGCCACCACCTTCTGGCCCAAGAACTCGGGCACCATCCAGCTCCAGATGCCCTCTGCCCTCACCCTGCTGCCGCCCTCCTTCACCTCGCTCTGCCTGCCGGCGCAGAACTGGTGTGCCAAGTGCAACGCCTCCTTCCGCATGACCTCGGACTTGGTCTACCACATGCGCTCGCACCACAAGAAGGAGTACGCCATGGAGCCGCTGGTCAAGCGGCGGCGCGAGGAGAAACTCAAATGTCCAATCTGCAACGAGTCCTTCCGGGAGCGCCATCACCTGTCCCGTCACATGACCTCCCACAACTGACTGAGGCCACGCCCCCTGCACCCCCTTTGCACTGGTTCTCCACCCCTCCCACCTTTTCTTCTGTATGAAAATGCATCGGGCCTCTGGAGTGACTCCGAAATCAGTCTGgaatgagttttatttgaatcggGAACACAACTGGAATGAATGTGGAATGAGTCTGGAATGAGTTTAGAATTAATCTGGGATGAGTCTGAATTAAATCTGAAATGAGTCTGAAATTAGTTTAGAATCAATCTGGAATGAGTCTGAATTGAATCTGAAATTAATCTGGAATGAGTCTGGAATGAGTTTACAAACAATCTGGAATGAGTCTGAATTTAATCTAAAAGGAATCAGGAATGAGTCTGAATTTAATCTGAAATGAATCTGGAATGAGTGTAAAATGAATCTGGAATGAGTCTGAATTAATCGTAAATGAATCTGGAATGAGTCTGAATTAATCGTAAATGAATCAGGAATGAGTCTGAATTAATCGTAAATGAATCAGGATTGAGTCTGAAATTAGTGTAATGAGTGTAGGATCAATCTGGAATGGGTCTGAAATTAGTTCATAATGAGTTTGATTGAAATCGGGAATTGATCTGGAATGGGTCTGAAATTAGTTCATAATGAGTTTGATTGAAATCGAGAATTGATCTGGAATGAATTTGAAAAGAGTCTGAAATGAGTAAAACAAGTCTAGAAGGAATCTGAAAGAGTCTCAAAAGAAACTGAAATGAGTTTAAAGTGAGTCTGAAATGATTCTCCAAGGAATCTGAAATTAGTCTCAAACGAGTGAAAGGAATAAAATTAGTCTGGGATTAATCTGTAATAAATCTGACATTAATCCACAATGAGTTTGATTTGAATCGGGTATAGATCTTGAATGAATTCGGAATTAGTCCGAAATAAATTTGAAGAGTCTGAAATGAGTAAAACGAGTCTAGAACAAAACTGGAAAGCGTCTCAAATGAAACTGAAATTAGTCTGAAAACAGTGAATTAAGTCTCGAATAAATCTGGAATGAGTCTAAAATGAGTGTAGAATAATTCTGGAATGAGTCTGAAATTAGTTCATAATGAGTTTAATTTGAATCGGAAATAGATCTGGATTCAATCTGGAAAGAGTCTTGAATTAGAACAGAGTGGTCTTGATTTGAATTAGGAATAAACCTGGAATGAGTATGAAATGAGTGTGGAATGAGTTCATAATGAGTTCAATTTGAATCGGAAATGTATCTGGATTAAATCTGGAATGAGTCTGAAATTAAACCATAATGAAATCGATTTGAATTGGAACAGATCTGGAATGAATCTGGAAAAGCCTGAAATGAGTCTAGAATGAATATGGAATGGGTGTAAAATGAGTCCATAATGAGTTTGACTTGAATCGGGAATAGATCAGAAAAGTATCTGGAATGAGTCTGAAATGAGTATAGAATACATCTGGAAAAAAAGATGAATTCAGTCCATATTGAGTTTGATTTGAATCAGGAATAGATTTGGAATGAATCTGAAATGATTAAAATGTGTTTGATATGACTCTGGAAGAGACCTGGGATGAATCTGGAACGAGTCAGAAGTTAGTTCAGAATGAGTTCGATTTGAATCGGAAGTAGATCTGGATTAAATCTGGAATGACTCTGAAATGAACCATAATGAATTTTATTTGAATTGGGAACAGATCTGGAATGAATCTGGAAAAAATCTGAATTCAGTCCATATCGAGTTTGATTTGAATCGGAACTAGATTTGTAATAAATCTGAAATGAGTGAAATGTGTTTGATATGACTCTGCAATAAACTTGGAATGAATCTGGAACAAGTCTGAAATGAGTCTAGAATGAATGTGGAATGAATCTGAAATGAGTGAAATGTGTTTGATTGTGACTCTGGAATGAGTCTGAAGTTAGTTGATCATGAATTGGATTTGAATCAGGACTAGATGTGGAATGACTGAGACATGTTTGATATGAATGTGGTGTGGAATGAACGGTGAAGGTTTTGAATATGAATCAGATCTATTTATGAAGCACTTGGTGTAAATGTACAGTAAGTTGTATTTAATATGAGGAGGTGCATGTtccaataataaatatttgtCTTGTGTGAGGAATATTTCAGTGAAGAAAAGTTTACAATCTTGTTCAACCACAATAAAATAGATTTATTTTCAAATCTCTCCTGTCTGAATCCTTTCAACAATATTATTGATCAAATGTGACTTGACATCATCGCACTTTATTTGCAATCGTTACTTCCAcagtcctttcaaaataaaatacaatagacAAACAGTGCACGGCTGTCCGAGGTctgataataaaaacatttattgttTTAAAAAGGCAACAATATTTGTACTTATCTTTACATCCAAACACAAATATATAACATTTCAACCCTTTAAGTGCAGGTTGTTTATTGTAAGAAAAATGTGCACAAAAATGAGGCATTTTATACATACTGAATTAACAATGTTAATAATAAActcattttgatgcattattcgttgttttttttacaaactaggaacaaactacatttttaaaactgaatgtgcttattattattattattattattattattattattattattatgcattaaCTTACTTAAAGCTATGCGCTAAATTTCCCACtgccattattatttattagagaCAATGTGTTGTTATCAGTTATGACGGATGATTTTCTAGGTtattaaaaatccatccatttcctaccgcttgtccctttgatcATATATTAGTCATCGTGAAATCTTTACGTCCGCGTAGAAAACAATTGCTTTTTCTTTGACGGGAAACATGAAATAGCATGTTGATATCTCATCAATAACGATCAAAAGCGTTCATTTGGGTAATATAATAATTGCTATGTAATATAGAGAGTGTGAGGATTATGAAAGCAGATCAAGTGAGGCTCACGCTGAAAGACGTGCAAAGACCGCCATCAAGTGGCAGGAAAGTGAAAGACAGCCAATAATATTCACATGCAGTCAAATGTACTAAAATGTAATTTTGAATTGTGCACAATAAGATgacaaatacaacaaaatatattgtaaaatgaCAAGATGTAAAAGTGGACTTTTTGCAACaattcaatacatttttttactaaaacataatttttttgccTCCTTAAAGTttatactccttttcggacacatcacttcatttaaaaaaaaaataaaataatcattttGCTATTCTTATTTTTCATCTTTTCTACATGAcattattatattgatcatcgtCTTTATTTCACATTATTTTACAAATTATTACAAAGCAGAGTTTTGATGCCATCTAGTGTACGAAGAtataatgacaatctcaaacattTTAATGGGTTTTTGTGTTTATTAAAATGTTGTGTTATCATAATGTGTTTATTATAATgttgtattgtaatattttattataatgtgtttattataATGTTTTATCATAATGTGTTTATTATAATGTTGTATTATAATCTtttattataatgtgtttattatgttttatcataatgtgtttattataatgttttattataatgtgtttattataatgttttattataatgttttattataatgtgtttattgtaatgtgtttattataatgttttattataatgtgtttattataatgtgtttattataATGTTTTCTTATAATGTTTTATTCTAATGTGTTtattataatgttttattatttgtttttattaaaaatgtgtttattataatgttttttataatgtttttattatgttttattataatgtttttttaaatgtgtttattataatGTTTTTACTATAATGATTTAattataatgtttttattatgatgtgtttattgtaatgtttttactataatgttttattatgatGTTTTTATTATAATGTTTTAATTATAATGTTTTGttacaatgtgtttttttgtaatgttttattataatgatttaattataatgtttttattataatgtttttattacaatgtgtttattataatgtttttattacaatgtgtttatttttatgtttttattagaaTGTTTTATCATAATGTGTTtattataatgttttattatcgtgttttattattatgtttttattataatgttttattatgatGTGTTTGATGGGTTctacttttctaccttcaggtactcaaagcgcttttgacactttttccacattcacccattcacacacacattcacacatacattcacacacacattcacacacacattcacacatacattcacacacacattcacacacacattcacacacacattcacacacacattcacacatacattcacacacacattcacacacacattcacacacacacattcacacatacattcacacacacattcacacacacattcacacacacattcacacatacattcacacacacattcacacacacattcacacacacattcacacacacattcacacacacattcacacacacacattcacacatacattcacacacacactcacacacacattcacacacacacattcacacatacattcacacacacattcacacacacattcacacacacattcacacacacattcacacacacattcacacatacattcacacacacacattcacacatacattcacacacacattcacacacacattcacacatacattcacacatacattcacactcacattcacacacacattcacacacacattcacacacacacattcacacatacactcacactcacattcacacacacacacacacacacacacacacacacacacacacacacacacacacacacacacacacacacacacacacacacacacacacacacacacacacacacagcaatgaCATTTAGTGACCTCATGCTTGTGTCATGGCCTCATGTGCGTGCCCCAGACCCTCCTTTGTTACGTCCTAATACTTTGTTGTCCTATGTTGTCCTATGTTGTGCTATGTTGTCCTATGTTGTCCTATGTTGTGGTCCTATGTTGTCCTATGTTGTCCTATGTTGTGCTATGTTGTCCTATGTTGTCCCATGTTGTCCTATGTTGTCCTATGTTGTGCTATGTTGTCCTATGTTGTGCTATGTTGTCCTATGTTGTCCTATGTTGTCCTATGTTGTCCTATGTTGTGGTCCTATGTTGTGCTATGTTGTGCTATGTTGTGCTGTTGTCCTATGTTGTCCTATGTTGTCCTATGTTGTGGTCCTATGTTGTGCTATGTTGTGCTATGTTGTGCTATGTTGTCCTATGTTGTCCTATGTTGTGGTCCTATGTTGTCCTATGTTGTCCTATGTTGTGGTCCTATGTTGTGCTATGTTGTGCTATGTTGTGCTATGTTGTCCTATGTTGTGGTCCTATGTTGTCCTATGTTGTCCTATGTTGTGGTCttattaaagtagcaatgattgtcacacacacactaggtgtggtgagattattccCTGCATGTGACTCATCAccctcaacccctgggaggtgaggggagcagtgagcagcagcggtggccgcgcccgggaataatttttggtgatttaacccccaattccaagccttgatgctgagtgccaagcagggaggtaatggctcccatttttatagtctttggtatgactcggccggggtttggactcacaacctacccatctcagggcggacactctaaccttaTGTCATCCTATGTGGTGGTCCTTTGTGGTGGTCCTATGTGGTGGTCCTATGTGGTAGTCTTATGTGGTGGTCCTTTGTGGTGGTCCTATGTGGTGGTCCTATGTGGTGGTCCTTTGTGGTGGTCCTATGTGGTGGTCCTATGTGGTGGTCCTATGTGGTAGTCTTATGTGGTGGTCCTATGTGGTGGTCCTATGTGGTGGTCCTTTGTGGTGGTCCTATGTGGTAGTCTTATGTGGTGGTCCTTTGTGGTGGTCCTATGTGGTGGTCCTATGTGGTGGTCCTTTGTGGTGGTCCTATGTGGTGGTCCTATGTGGTAGTCTTATGTGGTGGTCCTTTGTGGTGGTCCTATGTGGTGGTCCTTTGTGGTGGTCCTATGTGGTGGTCCTATGTGGTAGTCTTATGTGGTGGTCCTTTGTGGTGGTCCTATGTGGTGGTCCTATGTGGTGGTCCTTTGTGGTGGTCCTATGTGGTGGTCCTATGTGGTAGCCTTATGTGGTGGTCCTTTGTGGTGGTCCTATGTGGTGGTCCTATGTGGTGGTCCTTTGTGGTGGTCCTATGTGGTGGTCCTGTGTGGTGGTCCTATGTGGTAGTCTTATGTGGTGGTCCTATGTGGTGGTCCTGTGTGGTGGTCCTTTGTGGTGGTCCTATGTGGTGGTCCTATTTGGTGGTCCTTTGTGGTGGTCCTATGTGGTGGCCCTATGTGGTGGTCCTATGTGGTGGTCCTATGTGGTGGTCCTTTGTGGTGGTCCTATGTGGTGGTCCTATGTGGTGGTCTTATGTGGTGGTCCTATGTGGTGGTCCTATGTGGTGGCCCTTTGTGGTGGTCCTATGTGGTGGTCCTATGTGGTGGTCCTATGTGGTGGTCCTTTGTGGTGGTCCTATGTGGTAGTCTTATGTGGTGGTCCTTTGTGGTGGTCCTATGTGGTGGTCTTATGTGGTGGTCCTATGTGGTGGTCCTATGTGGTGGTCCTATGTGGTGGTCCTATGTGGTGGTCTTATGTGGTGGTCCTATGTGGTGGTCCTATGTGGTGGTCTTATGTGGTGGTCTTATGTGGTGGTCCTATGTGGTGGTCTTATGTGGTGGTCCTATGTGGTGGTCCTATGTGGTGGTCCTTTGTGGTGGTCCTATGTGGTGGTCCTATGTGGTGGTCTTATGTGGTGGTCCTATGTGGTGGTCCTATGTGGTGGCCCTTTGTGGTGGTCCTATGTGGTGGTCCTATGTGGTGGTCTTATGTGGTGGTCTTATGTGGTGGTCCTATGTGGTGGTCCTTTGTGGTGGTCCTATGTGGTGGTCCTATGTGATGTGGTCCTTTGTGGTGGTCCTATGTGGTGGTCCTATGTGGTGGTCCTTTGTGGTGGTCCTATGTGGTGGTCCTATGTGGTGGTCCTTTGTGGTGGTCCTTTGTGGTGGTCCTATGTGGTGGTCCTTTGTGGTGGTCCTATGTGGTGGTCTTATGTGGTGGTCCTATGTGGTGGTCCTATGTGGTGGTCCTTTGTGGTGGTCCTATGTGGTGGTCCTATGTGGTGGTCCTATGTGGTGGTCCTTTGTGGTGGTCCTATGTGGTGGTCCTATGTGGTGGTCTTATGTGGCGGTCCTATGTGGTGGTCCTATGTGGCGGTCCTATGTGGTGGTCCTATGTGGTGGTCCTATGCGGTGGTCCTATGCGGTGGTGCTTTGTGGTGCCCCATGTGGTGGTCCTATGTGGTGGTCCTATGTGGTAGTCTTATGTGGTGGTCCTATGTGGTGGTCCTATGTGGTGGTCCTATGCGGTGGTCCTATGTGGTGGTGTTATGTTTTGGTCCTATGTGGTGGTCCCATGTGGTGGTCCTATGTGGTGGTCCTATGTGGTGGTCCTATGCGGTGGTCCTTTGTGGTGGTCCTATGTGGTGGTCCTATGTGGTGGTCCTATATGGTAGTCTTATGTGGTGGTCCTATGTGGTGGTCCTATGTGGTGGTCTTATGTGGTGGTCCTATGTGGTGGTCTTATGTTTTGGTCCTATGTGGTGGTCCTATGTGGTGGTCCTATGTGGTGGTCTTATGTTTTGGTCCTATGTGGTGGTCTTATGTTTTGGTCCTATGTGGTGGTCCTATGTGGTGGTCCTATGTGGTGGTCTTATGTTTTGGTCCTATGTGGTGGTCCTATGTGGTGGTCCTATGTGGTGGTCTTATGTGGTGGTCCTATGTGGTGGTCTTATGTTTTGGTCCTATGTGGTGGTCCTATGTGGTGGTCTTATGTGGTGGTCCTATGTGGTGGTCCTATGTGGTGGTCCTATGTGGTGGTCTTATGTGGTGGTCCTATGTGGTGGTCTTATGTGGTGGTCCTATGTGGTGGCCTTACGTGGTGGTCCTATGTGGTGGTCCTATGTGGTGGTCCTATGTGGTGGTCTTATGTTTTGGTCCTATGTGGTGGTCCTATGTGGTGGTCCTATGTGGTGGTCTTATGTTTTGGTCCTATGTGGTGGTCCTATGTGGTGGTCCTATGTGGTGGTAGCACATATCCAACACTTTGGACGTATTCTCTCTGgaagagctagtgggcagcctaggacaagGTCAGCTCTCTTGGTTGTTGCGTGTGTATGATTTATTGCTCATTTTCTTGTTGTGTGctacttttgtagctgtgtgcagacaggaagtgacatcatgtcTTGTACTGAAGTGACATCATGTCTTCTACTGCAGTGACATCATGTCTTGTACTGAAGTGACATCATGTCTTCTACGGAAGTGACATCATGTCTTGTACTGAAGTGACATCATGTCTACTACTGAAGTGACATGATGTATTCTACTGAAGTGACATCATGTCTTCTACTGAAGTGACATCATGTCTTGTACTGAAGTGACATCATGTCTTGTACTGAAGTGACATGATGTCTTCTACTGAAGTGACATCATGTCTTGTACTGAAGTGACATCATGTCTTCTACTGAAGTGACATCATGTCTTGTACTGAAGTGACATCATGTCTTCTACTGAAGTGACATGATGTCTTCTACTGAAGTGACATCATGTCTTCTACTGAAGTGACATGATGTCTTCTACTGAAGTGACATCATGTCTTGTACTGAAGTGACATCATGTCTTCTACTGAAGTGACATCATGTCATCTACTGAAGTGACATCATGTCTTGTACTGAAGTGACATCATGTCTTCTACTGAAGTGACATGATGTCTTCTAGTGAAGTGACATCATGTCTTGTACTGAAGTGACATCATGTCTTCTAGTGAAGTGACATCATGTCTTCTACTGAAGTGACATCATGTCTTCTAGTGAAGTGACATCATGTCTTCTACTGAAGTGACATCATGTCTTCTACTGAAGTGACATCATGTCTTCAACTGAAGTGACATCATGTCTACTACTGAAGTGACATCATGTCTTCAACTGAAGTGACATCATGTCTTCTACTGAAGTGACATCATGTCTACTACTGAAGTGACATCATGTCTTCTACTGAAGTGACATCATGTCTTCTACTGAAGTGACATCATGTCTTCAACTGAAGTGACATCATGTCTTCTACTGAAGTGACATCATGTCTTCAACTGAAGTGACATCATGTCTTCAACTGAAGTGACATCATGTCTACTACTGAAGTGACATCATGTCTTCTACTGAAGTGACATCATATCTTCTACTGAAGTGACATGATGTCTTCTACTGAAGTGACATCATGTCTTCTACTGAAGTGACATCATGTCTTCTACTGAAGTGACATGATGTCTTTTACTGAAGTGACATCATGTCTTCTACTGAAGTGACATCATGTCTTCTAGTGAAGTGACATCATGTCTTCTAGTGAAGTGACATCATGTCTTCTAGTGAAGTGACATCATGTCTTCTAGTGAAGTGACATCATGTCTTGTACTTCCTGTGTGCTCTTCATGACTTTACAAGCAGGTCATTCAGTGGGGGTGAAGCAGGTCTACCGTGTCCTGCTGATCCTTCAGCTGCACTGCCCTCGGTCTGCCTCCTGCTGGACTATGACATCATTACTGTCCATAGACAGGTGCTGAGCTATTTTGAACTACATTTACCCAGCATGCATCACTCAGTTGACCCCTGTGCTACCTGTCACCCCACACTCCAATGTCTGGCATGGTGTTGATGGCAAACACTTTGCTGCTGAGAGATTTATGTCACACCTGTTCCTCAGCCCCGCCCCCTGGGGGAGGAGCTCTGAGTACACTCTTCTCAAAAAAGGAAAAGTCTTCTTCAAAGTAGTTAAGTCAGCATCTAGAGATGCCACACCTGGCAGGTGGGAGGGATCGTCTTGGctaatgctcactaacacagcttTACACACAACAATATTGGAGAGGAATATGTCTTTTGTGTATAGGGTATAGTCTAATGTCGTCCTATATTGTCTTCCTACGTATAGTCTAATGTCGTCCTATATTGTCATCCTACGTATAGTCTAATGTCGTCCTATATTGTCTTTCTACGTATAGTCTAATGTCGTCCTATATTGTCTTCCTACGTATAGTCTAATGTCGTCCTATATTGTCTTCCTACGTATAGTCTAATGTCGTCCTATATTGTCTTCCTACGTATAGTCTAATGTCGTCCTATATTGTCTTCCTACGTATAGTCTAATGTCGTCCTATATTGTCTTCCTACGTATAGTCTAATGTCGTCCTATATTGTCTTCCTACGTATAGTCTAATGTCGTCCAATATTGTCTTCCTACGTATAGTCTAATGTCGTCCTATATTGTCTTTCTACGTATAGTCTAATGTCGTCCTATATTGTCTTCCTACGTATAGTCTAATGTCGTCCTATATTGTCTTCCTATGTATAGTCTAATGTCGTCCTATATTGTCTTCCTACGTATACTCTAATTTCGTCCTATATTGTCTTCCTACGTATAGTCTAATGTCGTCCTATATTGTCTTCCTACGTATAGTCTAATGTCGTCCTATATTGTCTTCCTACGTATAGTCTAATGTCGTCCTATATTGTCTTTCTACGTATAGTCTAATGTCGTCCTATATTGTCTTCCTATGTATAGTCTAATGTCGTCCTATATTGTCTTCCTACGTATAGTCTAATGTCGTCCTATATTGTCTTCCTACGTATAGTCTAATGTCGTCCTATATTGTCTTCCTACGTATAGTCTAATGTCGTCCTATATTGTCTTCCTACGTATAGTCTAATGTCGTCCAATATTGTCTTCCTACGTATAGTCTAATGTCGTCCTATATTGTCTTCCTACGTATAGTCTAATGTCGTCCTATATTGTCTTCCTACGTATAGTCTAATGTCGTCCTATATTGTCTTTCTACGTATAGTCTAATGTCGTCCTATATTGTCTTCCTACGTATAGTCTAATGTCGTCCTATATTGTCTTCCTATGTATAGTCTAATGTCGTCCTATATTGTCTTCCTATGTATAGTCTAATGTCGTCCTATATTGTCTTCCTACGTATAGTCTAATGTCGTCCTATATTGTCTTCCTACGTATAGTCTAATGTCGTCCTATATTGTCTTCCTACGTATAGTCTAATGTCGTCCTATATTGTCTTCCTACGTATAGTCTAATGTCGTCCTATATTGTCTTCCTACGTATAGTCTAATGTCGTCCTATATTGTCTTCCTACGTATAGTCTAATGTCGTCCTATATTGTCTTCCTACGTATAGTCTAATGTCGTCCTATATTGTCTTCCTATGTATAGTCTAATGTCGTCCTATATTGTCTTC from Entelurus aequoreus isolate RoL-2023_Sb linkage group LG17, RoL_Eaeq_v1.1, whole genome shotgun sequence encodes the following:
- the prdm8b gene encoding PR domain zinc finger protein 8b isoform X1, which encodes MVCFPQLAMEESSSHKVVWEGDTKAVQQCLTDIFTSVYTTCDVPESAIFGPCVLSHTSMYDSIAFVALKATDKRTAPYIFRVDTSAASSTSEGLMWLRLVQSARDKEEQNLEAYVKNGQLFYRSLRRIEKDEELLVWYGKDLVELLLLSSSRAPAKSKEGSTHNSCPDCSQRFQFEFPFLAHLRFRCTKRLQNLTGADEEPGKEGRPDRPNVTPTRTSPKLGRSEGFGSPQDANKPSTDFHNLARDLENNRTSPLRDKEAEVSSESSGKRKFSEIEDRESRRPVVSQSKSKEELATSAQNYRGVYGLEENHRSLSSSGSSENSETKRSAFTEVKKSAQTLKNHGSSKSLSGANSENKDGGRPGSNPSEKHLSIRQVLSETQPPQTQPMGSAFTSVSQQGGGERKSAFSQPSRSSFSQISPLVMPPKLLDCHPAVGDTISSSRLYQADHLAAKLQGAELGANCPVPGGMAKQSPFVYAAAATTFWPKNSGTIQLQMPSALTLLPPSFTSLCLPAQNWCAKCNASFRMTSDLVYHMRSHHKKEYAMEPLVKRRREEKLKCPICNESFRERHHLSRHMTSHN
- the prdm8b gene encoding PR domain zinc finger protein 8b isoform X2; this translates as MVCFPQLAMEESSSHKVVWEGDTKAVQQCLTDIFTSVYTTCDVPESAIFGPCVLSHTSMYDSIAFVALKATDKRTAPYIFRVDTSAASSTSEGLMWLRLVQSARDKEEQNLEAYVKNGQLFYRSLRRIEKDEELLVWYGKDLVELLLLSSSRAPAKSKGSTHNSCPDCSQRFQFEFPFLAHLRFRCTKRLQNLTGADEEPGKEGRPDRPNVTPTRTSPKLGRSEGFGSPQDANKPSTDFHNLARDLENNRTSPLRDKEAEVSSESSGKRKFSEIEDRESRRPVVSQSKSKEELATSAQNYRGVYGLEENHRSLSSSGSSENSETKRSAFTEVKKSAQTLKNHGSSKSLSGANSENKDGGRPGSNPSEKHLSIRQVLSETQPPQTQPMGSAFTSVSQQGGGERKSAFSQPSRSSFSQISPLVMPPKLLDCHPAVGDTISSSRLYQADHLAAKLQGAELGANCPVPGGMAKQSPFVYAAAATTFWPKNSGTIQLQMPSALTLLPPSFTSLCLPAQNWCAKCNASFRMTSDLVYHMRSHHKKEYAMEPLVKRRREEKLKCPICNESFRERHHLSRHMTSHN
- the prdm8b gene encoding PR domain zinc finger protein 8b isoform X3 — encoded protein: MEESSSHKVVWEGDTKAVQQCLTDIFTSVYTTCDVPESAIFGPCVLSHTSMYDSIAFVALKATDKRTAPYIFRVDTSAASSTSEGLMWLRLVQSARDKEEQNLEAYVKNGQLFYRSLRRIEKDEELLVWYGKDLVELLLLSSSRAPAKSKEGSTHNSCPDCSQRFQFEFPFLAHLRFRCTKRLQNLTGADEEPGKEGRPDRPNVTPTRTSPKLGRSEGFGSPQDANKPSTDFHNLARDLENNRTSPLRDKEAEVSSESSGKRKFSEIEDRESRRPVVSQSKSKEELATSAQNYRGVYGLEENHRSLSSSGSSENSETKRSAFTEVKKSAQTLKNHGSSKSLSGANSENKDGGRPGSNPSEKHLSIRQVLSETQPPQTQPMGSAFTSVSQQGGGERKSAFSQPSRSSFSQISPLVMPPKLLDCHPAVGDTISSSRLYQADHLAAKLQGAELGANCPVPGGMAKQSPFVYAAAATTFWPKNSGTIQLQMPSALTLLPPSFTSLCLPAQNWCAKCNASFRMTSDLVYHMRSHHKKEYAMEPLVKRRREEKLKCPICNESFRERHHLSRHMTSHN